TCTTTCCTTCCGCCCCTGTCCGCTTGGGAATCTTCGGACAAAACGGATACGATCACGGATTGGAAAAACGGAGAGATCCGCAAAACGGTGGAAAGACAACTTCCCCGGATCGTCTTTCATCCGAATGATCCGGATTACAACCGGGAGGGAACCGCTAAAAATCTCACCGAAGCCAGAAATATCGCCAAAGAAGCCTTACGCGAGGAACTGAAGAAATACCTATTTCGAGGAATGGAAAACCTCAGACTGGATTCGAACCAATTGCTGAAGGAAAAAATCGGCAAGGACGAGACATTCCGGGAAATCTTCCAGGAATTGTACGAAAAGGATCCGATAGAAATCGAAAATCGATACCGGGAAAACCGCCTAATCGCCACGGGAACCCTTCCCCTGAAAGGTCCGAAAGGAGTTTATTCCCATCTACTTCTTCCCTACTCTTCGGAATCATTTCCCGAAATTCATCCGGCACTTCTTCCTACGGATTCCTATACCGGACTCATCGTGGACGCAAGGCACTTGCCCCTAGAGCCGGCGCTTTTCCCCGAAATACGCAACGAGGACGGAGTCACCCTGTATTCTCCTCTCTTCCTGAAAAAAGGGACGATCACGAATAACGGTTTTGCGATCTATCTTTCCGATCCGAAGGAAGCGATGAAACGGGGAATTTCCGGAGACAAACCCTATCTAACGACAGCCTTGTCCGTTTCCGGAAAGTATCCAGTAGATCTGGTGATTTCGAACGAAGACGGGGAGAGAATCCTAGCCTCTCCCAAAACGAGAGAGGCTTTACGGAAAGGGAAAGTGATTATTTTACTTGCGAAACAAGGGAAGTAAAGACTTCCTCCGCTTTCTTATAAGATTGGGAAAAAAGATAGGCATAGCCTAGATCCAGAAGTTCCTTTTCGGAAAGTTGCTTCTTTCTTTTTTCGTATTCCGAAATGTTTCGGATCATAGGTTCGTATTCTGCTACCTTATCCTCGTAACTCGGAATTTCTCCGGCCCCGGGAAGTTTTTCCAGAATTTCCTTTGCCTCCTCGAATTTTCCCAAATGAACGAGACAAAGCCCCAGAGCCGCCAAAACATCCCGGTCTTCTCTGAGTAGATGGCTGTTTCTTTTAAAGGATTCGAGAGCCTCTCCGAAACGACGCATATGGTACAAGGAAAAGAATTCCAGTCCCGCAAAGAAATCGTCCTGAAAGAGAGTCTTGTAGATCTGGATCAGATCCAAAGCGAACTTGTAATTGCCGGCTTCCTCGCAGGTCTTGATTCCGGTTTTTAGGATGGAATAGGAAATCGGAGAAGAGGAGGCCTTAAAATATTCGTGAAACAGAATCGCCGCTTCCCTAGGCCGTCCGTTGGACCGATGAAGATACGCCCCGAGGAGAGGAGTCAATACCGTCTTTCCTTCCAACGGGAAATTATTCGCGGTATCCGCTCCGGTTTCGAATTGGCTGATCGCGCTTAAATGATGGATAAAAACGTTACTCGGGTGCCGCTCCGCAGCCAGGGAAACTTCCTCGTATGCCCCGGTTTCGAAAAGTTCCCACACGGATTCTTCCAAAGATACGGAATGGGAAATCGCTGAACTCTTGGCCATAGTGATAATATCCTCTATTCCTGGTATCGGAGAGGATTTTGATTTTCAGCGTTTTTTTTCCGAAAGAAAAACCGTTTCCAAGAGCATTTAAGGATAAAGTCTTTCCATCATCCGGGGGAAGGGAATGCATTCCCGGATATGCGAAAGGCCGCAAATCCAGGCGATCAACCGTTCCGATCCCAACCCGAATCCGGAATGAGGAACGGATCCGTACTTGCGCAATTCCAAGTACCATTCGTACGACTCCACGGGCAGTTTTTCCTCCTCCAATCTTTTTACGATATTGGAATAGTTCTCCTCCCGTTCGGAACCTCCGATGATTTCCCCCACTCCGTCAGGAGCGATGAGATCCGCATTCAAGACCGTACGAGGGTCCTCCGGATTCACTTTCATGTAAAAGGCCTTGGCTTCCCTAGGATATTTCTGTATGAAAACCGGTCCTCCGTACTTTCGAACCAACATCTGCTCTCGCTCCGAATTGATATCGTCTCCCCACACGATGTCTTCCTTTTCCGATCGGAGAAACTCCAGCGCATCCTTGTAATCGATCCGAGGAAACTGCCTTTCCATATATTCCAATAGAGGTCCGGGGTCCCGCTCTAATACTTTCAATTCCGGAAGACAAGCTTGCACGGTTTGCTTTACGACGGTTTGGATAAAGTCTTCCTGCAATTCCATGTTTTGTTCGTGAGAAACGAAGGCGCTCTCCACTTCCAACATCCAAAATTCCGTTAGGTGCCTTCTCGTTTTACTTTTTTCCGCCCGAAAGGTAGGACCGAAACAATACACCTTGTTGTGGGCGAAGATGGCTGTCTCCAGATAAAGTTGGCCCGTCTGCGCCAAGTACGCGCTCCCTAAATCGAAATACTCCGTGGAAAAAAGCGTCCCCGCAGATTCCCCTATGGAGCCCGTCAATATGGGAGTGTCGATCAGGGTGAATTTCCGTTCGTGAAAATACTTCCGGATGGAAAAGGACAGCTCGTCCCTGACTCTCAGAATGGCAAGTTGACGACTGGACCGCAACCAAAGATGACGTTGGGATAATAGAAAGTCTATTCCGTGATCTTTCGGAGTAATGGGATAATTTTCCGACTCCCCGATCTTTCGAAAAGATTCCAAAACCAATTCGTATCCGATCGGAGATTTTTCGTTCTCCACCAGCTTTCCTGTGACGGAAAGGGAAGTTTCCTGCTTGAGATGTTTGACTTCGGAAAAGGTCTCTTCCCCTAGCAGTTCCTTTTCCGCGAGGACTTGCAGAATTCTTCCCGAATTCCTAAGGCTTAAAAATTGTCTGGCGTTCGAACCCCTGATTCCGTGTACCCAGCCTTGGATCTTTACAAGCTGTCCCCGGTATTCTGATAGTTCGTTTAAGGAAATCGTTTTGGGTTCGGACATGGATCGTATTTTAGCTCCAAGGCAGGACTGAAAAGGATTATTTTGGAATGACATTCAAGGACGAAAGGAAATCCTGATTCTATGGATCCCAGGCTGTTAGACGGCAAAAAACTCTCCCAAAAAATCAAAGATTCGATCGCGGAGGAAATCCGACAGATGGTGGCGGCGGGAAAAAATCCCCCGAAGTTAGCGACCATTCTCGTCGGGAGCAATCCGGCTTCCGAAACCTACGTCAGTATGAAAGTAAAAGCCTGTCATTCCGTGGGAATGCTCTCCGAAAAAATCGAACTCCCGGAATCCACGACCACCGAGGAACTCTTGAATGTCATCGACCGGTTGAACGCGGATCGGAACACTCACGGAATTCTATTGCAACACCCTTGTCCTCATCAGATCGACGAACGCGCGGCATTCGATCGGATCTCTTTGCAAAAGGACGTAGACGGAGTGACCACTCTTTCTTTCGGGAAACTCTCCATGGGAGTGGAGACCTTTCTCCCCTGCACTCCTTACGGTATGATCCTCTTATTGCGGGAATACGGAATCTCTCCGGAAGGAAAACGGGCGGCGGTGGTCGGAAGATCGCCGATTCTAGGAAAACCGATGGCCATGCTCTTAACGGAAATGAATGCCACGGTCACGCTTTGTCATTCTAAAACGAAAGGTTTAGAAGAAATCGTCCGTAACTCCGACATCGTCGTAGGCGCCGTAGGCAAACCGGAATTCGTAAAAGCTTCCTGGATCAAGCCCGGTGCGGTTCTCCTCGACGCGGGATACAATCCGGGAAACGTAGGGGATATAGAGATTTCCAAAGCCAAAGAAATCTCCTCCTATTATACTCCGGTGCCGGGTGGAGTCGGTCCCATGACCATAGCCGTCCTTCTACTCCAGACTTTGTATTCCGCAAAAGATCACTTTACACCCCCGCTAAAGTGAAAACGATGTATCCCTAATGGCTATCAGTTTCGACGAATGCTTCCAAACCTATCCCACTTTCCAGCCTCCGGCGGATCTGGACGAATTTTGGACGGAAGCGATTCGGGAACTCAAAGGTTTTCCGGTCAAAAACCAGACCAAGGCCTTGTTGAAAGGAACCATACTTAAAGAAACCATTTATGATATTTCCTTCCAATCCTACGGAAACGCCACCTTAACCGGAAGCCTCGTCATTCCGCGGAAACGGGGAGACCTTCCCGTACTGGTATACTTTCATGATTACGCCAAAGACCGTCCTCAGATCATCAAAGGATTGACGGAAGCGGGAATCGCACAAATGATCCTGGACCTGAGAGGTCACGGCGCCCAACTCATTCGCCCCGTACTGAAGGAAGGGGAACTTCCCGATCCGGATTGGACTCCCGGTTATTTCCGCAAAGGTCTGGAAGCGAAAGAATCGTTTTTTCTAAAAGCAATGTACCTGGATGTCATCCGGACCATAGAGTTTTTGAGGTTAACGGACGGAATCGACGGGGAAAAAATCATTCTCGCAGGAAAGGGCTTAGGCGCCTCCATGTCCCTCTTCGGAGCGGCCCATTCCAATCGGGTAAAAGGAATCATTCTAGAAACGCCTAACTTCTGTTATATCGAGGATGCCCAATTGAAATTGGGAACGAACTGGAACAAGGAAATCTCCGAACAGTTGGCGGCTTCGAAATCCAAGAAGACGGTTTTACGTAAAAACCTTTCCTATTTCGATACCTTGAATTTTTCCAAAAAGATCAAGGTTCCCACATTAGTCTCCGTCGGAATGGAAGATCGGGTTTCCCATCCGAAATCCGTCTTTGCCCTTTTCAACCATATACAAGGCGATAAAAGAATGCAGGTATATCCGACGGAAGGCAACGAGGCAGGCATTGCGGGAGACAAACAGAATCTTGCAAATCTGGAATTCGCCAAAGAAATCCTGATTTCCGAATGAGAGAGGTTCGGTTCCATAACACTCTTAGCGGGAAAAAGGAACCTTTTTTACCCCAAGACAAAAATAAGGTCCGGATCTATTCCTGCGGTCCTACGGTTTACAACTTCGCACATATAGGAAACCTACGCGCTTTTTTATTCGTGGATCTGTTACGTCGTTCTTTGCGGGCTTTGGGATTCGTCCCGGAGATGACCATGAACATCACCGACATAGACGACAAGATCATACGCGAGTCCATCTCTTCCGGACAAAGCATCCAGGAATTCACTCGTCCCTGGACCGAGGCGTTTTTCCAGGATCTAGATACGGTGGGAATCCAAAGGCTGGAACACTATCCGAAGGCGACGGATTCCGTCCCCGAGATGGTGGAGATCATTCGTCTCTTACGGGAAAAAGGTCTGGTCTACGAAAAGGAAGGAAGCCTCTACTATTCCATTTCGAAATTTTCCGGATACGGCAAACTTTCCCATATCGACTCGACGGGGATGAAAACCGGCACCAGGTACGACACCGACGAGTATGAAAAGGACGACGTCCGCGATTTCGTCTTATGGAAATCCCCGAAGCTGGAAGGAGAAGCGTTCTGGGATACGGACCTCGGCAAAGGCAGACCGGGATGGCACCTGGAATGTTCCGCCATGATCCGTAAAATCTACGGTTCCGGGATAGACATTCATACGGGAGGCGTGGATCTCACCTTCCCCCATCACGAAAACGAAATCGCGCAGAGCGAAGGCGCATATCCAAATGAGTCCTTCGTAAAATACTGGCTCCACTCGGAACACCTTCTCGTAAACGGCGAAAAGATGTCCAAATCCAAAGGAAATTTTTTTACTCTCAGAGACCTTTTGCAAAAAGGAGCCGATCCGAAAGCGCTTCGCTTTTTGCTCTTAGGAACGCATTACAGGAGCAAACTGAATTTTACCTTCGATCGTCTGGAAGAAGCGGACCAAGCGGTTCACCGTATCCAGGCTTGCCTCGATCGTTTATTAAAGGAGAAAGAAACGCCAAGTCTCTCACCCGACGACGCTTCCCCGATTCCGACTCTGGAGCTTTGGGAGCAGATGCTGGATTCTCTTGCCGATGATCTGAATGTTTCCAAATTTCTGGCCTACGTATATGAAGCCGTAAAATCCTTAAACCAAAGACTGGACAAACGATCTCTTGCGGGTCCGCAGGTGGAAGCCGCTCTGGAATTCTTCCGCAAAGTGGACGGAATTCTCGGAATCCTGGAATTCGAATGGAAACCGGAAACCTTGGACTCCGAGATAGACGAACTCGTGCAAAAGAGACAGGAAGCCAGAAAGAATAAGGACTTTGCCCTCTCCGACCAAATCAGAGATAGGCTAAACGAATTGGGAATTATAGTGGAAGATACCAAAGACGGATTAAGGTGGAAAAGAAAGTGAGTCGGTCGGATTTTATATACGGCAAGAGGAACATTTCGGAAAACTTGGTCCGACATCTCGAGTTAGGATCCGAGCTTTCCTTTCGGGAAGTCTGGGTAAAGGCGAATCCCAACCAAGAATTAAAGGAAATCCTAAAACGACTTCCGAAACATGTCAAAGTCAACGAAGTCTCCTTAAGCAAATTGGATCAGCTCGTTCCGGGTTGCAACCACCAAGGAATCATCGCCCAAAGAATTCTACTTCATAGCGGAGATAAAAAATCCTTCGAAGAGCATTTGAAATCCTGTAAGGGACCTATCCTAATTCCGGACCGGATCCAAGACCCTGGCAACTTGGGAAACATACTTAGGACGGCCGAATGCTTCGGAATCGAGACCGTGTTGATCCCGGATCGGGAATCTTCCGGAATCACGCCGGTAGTGGAAAAAACTGCCTCGGGAGCTCTGGCCTACTTACAAGTGTTTCGTGTGGGAAATCTCGCTCAGCTTCTGGACAAATTAAAGAAACGGAATTTTTGGGTAGTTTCGACCGCCGACCAAGGAAGCGAAGATTGGTCCAAGGTTCCTGCTTGGGAGGACCTGGTCATCCTGATGGGAAACGAAGGGGAAGGAGTCAAAAGAATCCTTCTGGAGAAATCCGATTTCGTTTTACGGATCCCTCTTCACGGTCATATTTCCTCTCTGAACGTCACAGTGGCGACCGGGATCGTTCTGGACAGACTCAAGAATCGCCCTCTTCCGTAATCCGATCGTCATCGGAACGGACGTTTTTCTACGCTATCCGTACGTTTTTACTGCTTGCGAAAGCGCTGCGAGTCATGCGACTCTTAAGAAATGTTCGGACATCTCTCCTATGGGATCTGCCTCCTCCTATTGATTTTCATCGGCTTTCCTGCCTGCAAGGTGCATGACTTAAAAGCCAAGTTAACGCCCCACCATCACGAATCGGCTACGGACAAACTGATCAATTATATCCTTTTCGAATATTATACGGAAACGAACCATGCCTTATACCGGTACGTCAACATTCTCAGTCCGGTACCGGCCACTAAATCCCAGATCAACGCGGATTTTTTCGGCGATCCTTCCGTCGGACAGGTTTCCGGAAAAACGAAGCTGATATTCATCCACGGTTGGGATTTTACGGAGCGGAACACGGATCCCCCTACCGACAAATACACGAAGGTGACAAAGCTTCTCGGCACCTGGAACCAGGCCTTGGAATTTGCCGATAATAACGTATCCAATGTGTATTCTAATTATGAAATATACGTTTTTACTTATAGAACTTCCGATTACGTCGCCAACAACGGAAGAAGGTTCATAGACACATTAAATACCTATTTTGCCACTGCAGATAAGGTGATCATCCTGGCGCATTCGATGGGTGGCTTGGTATCTAGGGCGGCCCTGTATCATCCGAACAATACGAAGGATGTCATAGATAATATTGTCAGTCTGGGAACTCCTTATTACGGATCTCCCTTTGCCTCTCCTCAATACCAGAACAACGATCTTTCCTCCATAGGAAGTATCGTCGGATTCGTCACCGGCACTCCGGGCGGAAAGGATTTAGGTTACACGAATGGGGGCACATTAGGTTCGAATCCGCTTCCGGGCCAAACGATTTCCGGCTCCTACAATCCTTATCTGGAAAGTCTACTAGGACAAACGTTTAGGGACTCCAAGGTTTCGGTCTATTACGGAGATTTGGCCGGATCCTGCTCTGGGCATGACGTGATTTATGCCAGTGGTTGCCTCATTCTGAACTCGACTAGCCCTCAGTTTCCGAACACCGACGGAATCGTGTCCACCTATTCCGGCCAACTTTACGGTAATCCGGTGGCGGGGAGATTCTCCCAATCAGGGTTCGACCATTCCCAAATGTCCTTCCGAAACCCCGCCAACCCTTCCAGTACGGCCGCCGTCCAGACTTTCTTTTCCACCGTAATCACCTATACCAACGGTCTCTAAAAGACCCCGAAGACCGAAAATCGGGCACGCGATCAAAGCCTGACTTTGATCCCCATTTCCCGCATGTTTTTTTTGGTTTCCTCAATGGTGTATTCCCCGAAATGGAAGATGGACGCCGCGAGTACCGCATCTGCCTTTCCCCTCAGTATCGCTTCCACCATGTGCTCCGGATTTCCCGCTCCGCCGCTAGCTATAACAGGTATTTCTAAATTAGAAGAAAATGATTTTAAAAGAACGATATCGAAACCTTTTTTGGTCCCGTCCCTATCCATGGAAGTCAACAGGATTTCTCCGGCCCCCCTTTCCTGGGCTTCCCTACCCCAGTCCAGAGCCTCCCGACCCGTTTCCGTACGCCCCCCGTGCAGAAAGACCTCGTATCTATCCCTTTCCTTGTGGAATTTCACGTCCACTGCGCAAACGATGCATTGCGATCCGTAAATTTCTGCGGAAGCGGTAAGTAATTCCGGATGCTGGTACGCGGCGGTATTGATGGAAACCTTATCCGCCCCTTTTTCCAAAACCGCCCTTACATCTTCCAGAGTCCGGATTCCACCGCCTACGGTAAAAGGGATAAAAATACGTTCCGCGACGGCTTCCACGAGATGAATTAAAATATTTCTCTTGTCACTGGACGCAGTGATGTCCAAGAAACAAAGTTCATCCGCGAGATTGGTCTCGTACACCACTGCGGATTCGACCGGATCTCCGGCATCCACTAGATTCACGAAATTGACGCCTTTGACGACACGCCCGTCCTTGATATCCAGGCAGGGAATGATTCGAGCCGTCAATTCGCTCATCGGATCGTATCCGGTAAATCGACCTTAGGATCGATCCGAGAAGAGAGAGCCTGCACAAACGAGAAGATTTTCCCTTCCCCCAATTCCGGTCCGGTCACTTGTAACCCGATCGGAAGTCCCTGGGAATCCTTTCCGACCGGAAGAGATATGGCGGGAACTCCAGCCAAATTCACGGACGTGGTCAGAATATCCGCCTTATACATTTGGATCGGATCCGAAGTTTTTTCTCCGATCTTAAACGCCGTGGTGGGAGAAGTCGGCTGCAATACCAAATCCACTTTGGAGAAATATCCTTCGTATTCTTTCCGAATAAGCACTCTTGCTTTCTGGGCTCTTCCATAGTAAGCGTCGTAATACCCTGCCGAGAGAGAGAACGTACCTAACAATATCCTTCTTTTGACTTCGGGTCCGAAACCTTCGCTGCGACTGGCTACGTACAGATCTTCCAATTTTCCCGCAAGATCCTTTCTGGATCCGAAACGTATACCGTCAAAACGGGAAAGATTCGAAGAACATTCCGCAGTCGCAATGATGTAATAGATCGGAATCGCCGAACCTAATTTCGAAAAATCCAACTCGATCAGCTCGGCCCCTTCGGCCTTCAATTTCTCTAGAACCTCGGAATACGCTTTTGCCACTTCAGGGGAGATTTCGGAACTCATCTTCATGACTCCCAACTTCAAACCTTGAATCTTCAAGGATTGCTGTTTAGAAGGATCATAGGAGGAAATATTCCTGGAGCTGGCGTCTCTAGGATCCTTTCCGGAGATCACGGAATACACATCCACGACTCCCTGCAAATCCTTGGACAAAGGTCCGATCTGGTCCAAGCTAGACGCATACGCCACCAACCCGTATCTGGAAACGGTTCCGTACGTGGGTTTCAGTCCGTAGATCCCGCAAAGGGAAGCCGGCTGCCGAATCGATCCGCCGGTATCCGATCCCAAAGCGACCGGAACCATAGACGCGGCGACGGCAGCTGCGGATCCTCCTGAGGAACCTCCCGGAATCCGAGTCGTATCGAACGGATTCGTAGTCACCTGGTAAGCCGAATTTTCGGTGGAAGATCCCATGGCGAATTCGTCCATGTTCGTCCTCGGAAACAGTACGAATCCTTTTTCCAAGAGCCGTTCCACTACGGTCGCGTTGAACGGAGAACGATAATTCTCCAGAATACGCGAAGCGCAAGTGGTGAGCATGTTCGCCACACAGATATTGTCCTTGATTCCGATCGGAATACCGTCGAACTCGGAGAGTGGCTTTCCGTTTTTTCTCCTTTCCGTACTTTCGGATGCGGCTTTGAGTACGAACTCTTTTTCGTAGGAAAGGAAGGCCTGTATTTTCGGATCGACCGACTCGATCCTTTCCCAAAGGGATTCCGCCAATTCTGTTGGAGTGAATTCCCCCGAATTGAGTCCGCTTTTTACCTGAGAATAATCCAATTTCCAGAGGGTTTTCATGTCTCGATCACCTTCGGTACTACGAAATAACCGTTTTGAAAGTTAGGGGCAAAGGATTCGATCTCTTGGCGAGTCAATCCGTATTCGATCTTGTCATGCCGCACCGAATTTCCCGAATTTGGATACAGGTCATCCTCCGTGATAGAGCTCACGTCCAGCTCCTTGATCGTATCCACGTAATTTAGGATTTTATTAAAATCTTGGAGAAACGGTCCGACCTCTTCGGAGCGTATCCTAAGTTTAGCCAGGTCTGCGATCTTTTTCAGGGATTCTTCGTTTAAATTCACGAGTTCGTTTTCTCCTTTTTCCCGGATCCTTATCAATAGGCGTTTTTATCCATCAACCCCATAAAAGGAGTGAGAAGAATGATCTTAATGTCTAGCCATAAGGACCAATTTTCGATATAATAGATATCCGCCGCTATCCTTTCCTCGATCGAGGTATCTCCCCTAAGTCCCTTCACCTGAGCCAATCCGGTGATTCCGGCCTTTACGGCGTGTCTCCGCATATAATGCCTATGATCGCTCTTGAATTTTTCTACAAAGTGAGGGCGTTCCGGTCGGGGACCCACGACGGACATATCCCCCAAGAGCACGTTAAAAAACTGCGGGGTTTCGTCAAGGGAGGTCTTTCTCATGATTTTCCCGATTTTCGTGACCCTTGGGTCGTTTTGGACGGTCCAAGTGGTTTCTGACCTGGATTTTTCCTGGACGACCATACTTCTGAATTTGATCATCCGGAAACTTTTATTGTCCAACCCAACCCTTTCCTGCATATAAAACACGGGACCTTCGGAGGTCAATTTAATGAGAATCGCCAGAACAAGATAGAACGGAGAGAAGAACAGGATAAAGACTAGAGAGAAAAGGATGTCGAAACTCCTCTTAATGAATCGATTGTATCCCAAACGAATCGGAATATTCCGGATGCTGATGACAGGGAGTCCGTCCATTTCATCCACCCGCCCCTTAGCGGTGATGAACTCCTGGAATCCCGGGATCACTTTCAGATCGATTCCCTCCGTATCGCAGGAATCCAAAACGTCCTGTAGATATTCCCCTTCCTCGTTGTTCAACGCATAGACGACAAGATCCGGTTTTACTTCCTCCAGAACTTTTTCGATTTTTTCGGCTTTTCCCAAAACCTTCATCTCTTTCCGAAGAGGTTTTACATTCTTACCGGAAACGTATCCCACGATCTGGTAGCCGTAGATTTGGTGACGAAGAACGGAGTCGGCAAAACGACAGGCGGTTTGTCTGACTCCGATCACGAGCACCCTACGCAGATTGTATCCCTTACTCCTAAGATATCTCAGGACCTGTCTGGTCAGAAAATGGAGAATAGTGGTCGAAAAAATATTCGTACCGGCGAATGCAAGAATGAAGGTCCGGGAAAACCTTTCGCTCCCGAGATCTCCGCGGAAAAAGAAAAGCAATGAAAGAACCAAAAGCAGGTTCAGAAACACCCCGCCGAAAATCACCAAAAACTCGTCGGCAAAGGAGAGACCTCGTCTCGGATGATACAGGTCCACCGAAAGGAAGACCAATACTTGCGATAAGGAAAGCAGAAGGGAAAGGATCGCGTAACTTTCCGTATCCACATACGACCGATCAACTCCGCTCGGGTCCAGAAGATGGAACCTCAGAAAGAAAGCGAACAAGCAGCTTCCCAAGGAAAAAATCACATCCAGGAACACGAACAGAAGTTTAAAAGTCTGACTCCTCTCTTTAAGCATTTGTCACTCCGAATCCACTCCGTCCAGAGCGCCGGCCCGCAAAGGACGTTTTTTGAACCGATAAATACGCATCCTTGTCAACTGAGAGGTATCTTCCGTCCCTATGGTCAGGTCCGTCAAGGAAACGGAAAAGAATATGGACTGGTCGTAAAAGGTCACCTGGCTGGCCCCGGTGGTTCCTCCCGGGACCGAGCGCAAATCGCTACTCAAGCCCAGTTTTAAATTCATGGTATGCAGATTGTATTTGATCACGCCCATGACCCGGTTGATGTTCAGAGCGGTGCTCCTCTGAGCCTGGGTTCCGTTGACTCCCGTTCCGTTGGCCAGATCCTGCCAAATGTTGGTGGAATTCATATTCATGGAGGTAAAAGGCGCCGTAGGGTCCTTATCCACGATATATCTTT
The genomic region above belongs to Leptospira fletcheri and contains:
- the gatC gene encoding Asp-tRNA(Asn)/Glu-tRNA(Gln) amidotransferase subunit GatC, with the protein product MNLNEESLKKIADLAKLRIRSEEVGPFLQDFNKILNYVDTIKELDVSSITEDDLYPNSGNSVRHDKIEYGLTRQEIESFAPNFQNGYFVVPKVIET
- the gatA gene encoding Asp-tRNA(Asn)/Glu-tRNA(Gln) amidotransferase subunit GatA yields the protein MKTLWKLDYSQVKSGLNSGEFTPTELAESLWERIESVDPKIQAFLSYEKEFVLKAASESTERRKNGKPLSEFDGIPIGIKDNICVANMLTTCASRILENYRSPFNATVVERLLEKGFVLFPRTNMDEFAMGSSTENSAYQVTTNPFDTTRIPGGSSGGSAAAVAASMVPVALGSDTGGSIRQPASLCGIYGLKPTYGTVSRYGLVAYASSLDQIGPLSKDLQGVVDVYSVISGKDPRDASSRNISSYDPSKQQSLKIQGLKLGVMKMSSEISPEVAKAYSEVLEKLKAEGAELIELDFSKLGSAIPIYYIIATAECSSNLSRFDGIRFGSRKDLAGKLEDLYVASRSEGFGPEVKRRILLGTFSLSAGYYDAYYGRAQKARVLIRKEYEGYFSKVDLVLQPTSPTTAFKIGEKTSDPIQMYKADILTTSVNLAGVPAISLPVGKDSQGLPIGLQVTGPELGEGKIFSFVQALSSRIDPKVDLPDTIR
- a CDS encoding undecaprenyl-phosphate glucose phosphotransferase yields the protein MLKERSQTFKLLFVFLDVIFSLGSCLFAFFLRFHLLDPSGVDRSYVDTESYAILSLLLSLSQVLVFLSVDLYHPRRGLSFADEFLVIFGGVFLNLLLVLSLLFFFRGDLGSERFSRTFILAFAGTNIFSTTILHFLTRQVLRYLRSKGYNLRRVLVIGVRQTACRFADSVLRHQIYGYQIVGYVSGKNVKPLRKEMKVLGKAEKIEKVLEEVKPDLVVYALNNEEGEYLQDVLDSCDTEGIDLKVIPGFQEFITAKGRVDEMDGLPVISIRNIPIRLGYNRFIKRSFDILFSLVFILFFSPFYLVLAILIKLTSEGPVFYMQERVGLDNKSFRMIKFRSMVVQEKSRSETTWTVQNDPRVTKIGKIMRKTSLDETPQFFNVLLGDMSVVGPRPERPHFVEKFKSDHRHYMRRHAVKAGITGLAQVKGLRGDTSIEERIAADIYYIENWSLWLDIKIILLTPFMGLMDKNAY